One genomic window of Nisaea sp. includes the following:
- a CDS encoding [protein-PII] uridylyltransferase gives MASDQSLPVSEPVTDAAIITPPPKIKSRKKIIDPVELEKAVDALWEAADKPEGFRTELLALLRRTVDEGRSEIERRFLDSNDGAEAIRANAYLMDVLVHSVAGTATQKIYKNANPTQGEQICIAAVGGYGRGEMAPFSDLDLLFLLPYKQTPYSEQVVEYILYLLWDLRLKVGHSTRSVDECVRQAKADMTIRTSLLELRYLWGSESLFADLRERFRKDVETGTAMEFVEAKLAEAEERHERLGDSRYVIEPNIKEGKGGLRDLHRLFWIGKYVYKVDKVKDLVDRGVLTAAEARKFAKAQKMLWTIRCHLHYLTGRGEERLTVDLQTEIAKRMGYTNRAGAVAVERFMKHYYLTSKDVGDLTRIFCANIEAENQKRPRLRLSWAFSRKPDVGDFRVDGDRLNVTDDEMFSRDPVNLIRFFHTAQKHDLELHPYALRLVTQNLKKIDKELRKNEEANRLFVEMLEAPQGPERIFRRMNEAQVLGRFVPDFGRVVAQMQYDMYHVYTVDEHTIVMLGILHKIEKGELADAAPIASEVVHKVLSRRALYVAVFLHDIAKGRGGDHSKLGERVARRLCPRLGLTDEETETVAWLVRWHLLMTYAAFKRDVNDPKTVQDFSAIVQSPERLRLLLVLTVADIRAVGPNVWNGWKAALLRELYWAADGTLSGLGEEAGRKRRTEEAKNALAEMLPDWSQTEIEWYQALGYPDYWLAFDAEAHVRHARMVHAAEAEQRDLAVESRVDTAREVTEITVYTSDHPGLFSRVTGAMAVSGASIVDARIATFSNGMALDVFWIQDEDRKAFDRPDKLAKLSVAIEQALTGRLNLLSELVKRRRNIERRARVMKIPTRVLIDNKASVTHTVIEVNATDRPGVLYRIARALREIKLQISSAKISTYGESFVDVFYVKDLFGLKIDSETRIQEIRSALLTALAEDAASPPGESNSS, from the coding sequence ATGGCTTCCGATCAATCACTGCCGGTGAGCGAGCCGGTTACGGATGCTGCCATCATCACGCCGCCTCCGAAAATCAAAAGCCGAAAAAAAATTATCGACCCCGTGGAGCTCGAAAAGGCCGTCGACGCCCTGTGGGAGGCAGCCGACAAGCCGGAAGGTTTCCGCACCGAACTGCTCGCGCTGTTGCGCCGGACTGTCGATGAAGGCCGTTCCGAGATCGAGCGCCGGTTTCTTGACAGCAATGACGGCGCCGAGGCGATCCGGGCCAATGCCTACCTGATGGACGTGCTCGTCCACAGCGTCGCCGGGACGGCGACGCAGAAGATCTACAAGAATGCCAATCCAACCCAGGGCGAGCAGATCTGTATTGCGGCGGTCGGCGGTTACGGGCGTGGCGAGATGGCACCGTTTTCCGATCTCGATCTGCTTTTCCTGCTACCCTACAAGCAGACGCCATACAGCGAGCAAGTCGTTGAATATATTCTCTATTTGCTCTGGGATTTGCGACTGAAAGTCGGTCACTCGACCAGATCCGTCGATGAATGTGTGCGGCAGGCCAAGGCGGATATGACGATCCGCACCTCCCTCCTCGAACTGCGCTATCTCTGGGGTTCCGAGTCTCTCTTCGCCGATCTTCGCGAGCGTTTCCGGAAGGATGTCGAAACCGGCACCGCGATGGAATTCGTCGAGGCCAAGCTGGCGGAGGCGGAAGAACGACACGAACGGCTCGGCGATAGCCGTTACGTTATCGAACCGAACATCAAGGAGGGCAAGGGCGGGTTGCGTGATTTGCACCGCCTGTTCTGGATCGGCAAGTATGTTTACAAGGTCGACAAGGTGAAGGATCTGGTGGACCGGGGTGTTCTGACGGCGGCGGAGGCTCGGAAGTTCGCCAAGGCCCAGAAGATGCTCTGGACCATCCGCTGCCATCTTCACTATCTGACTGGCCGGGGTGAGGAACGCCTGACCGTCGATCTTCAGACCGAGATCGCGAAGCGCATGGGCTATACCAACCGGGCCGGAGCGGTCGCGGTCGAGCGCTTCATGAAGCACTATTATCTGACCTCAAAGGATGTGGGCGACCTGACCCGGATCTTCTGCGCCAATATCGAGGCGGAAAATCAGAAACGGCCGCGCCTCAGGCTCTCCTGGGCATTTTCCCGCAAGCCCGATGTTGGCGATTTCCGGGTTGACGGTGACCGTCTCAACGTCACCGACGACGAGATGTTTTCGCGTGATCCGGTCAATCTGATCCGCTTCTTCCACACGGCCCAGAAACATGACCTGGAGCTACATCCCTATGCGCTCCGGCTGGTGACGCAGAACCTGAAGAAAATCGACAAGGAGTTGCGGAAGAACGAGGAGGCAAACCGGCTCTTCGTCGAGATGCTGGAGGCGCCGCAGGGGCCGGAGCGGATCTTCCGGCGGATGAACGAAGCCCAGGTTCTCGGCCGATTCGTGCCGGATTTCGGCCGGGTCGTCGCCCAGATGCAATACGACATGTACCATGTCTATACGGTCGACGAGCACACCATCGTTATGCTCGGTATCCTGCACAAGATCGAGAAGGGCGAGTTGGCTGACGCGGCGCCGATCGCCAGCGAGGTCGTGCACAAGGTGCTGTCGCGCCGGGCGCTCTACGTCGCCGTCTTTCTGCATGATATTGCCAAGGGGCGTGGCGGGGACCATTCCAAGCTCGGTGAGCGGGTGGCCCGCCGGTTGTGCCCGAGACTGGGGCTCACGGATGAGGAAACCGAGACTGTCGCCTGGCTGGTGCGCTGGCATCTGCTGATGACCTATGCGGCCTTCAAGCGTGACGTGAACGACCCGAAGACGGTGCAGGATTTCTCCGCCATCGTGCAGTCGCCGGAACGGCTGCGTCTGCTGCTGGTGCTGACTGTCGCCGATATCCGGGCGGTCGGGCCGAATGTCTGGAATGGCTGGAAGGCGGCGTTGCTGCGCGAGCTTTACTGGGCGGCTGACGGCACGCTATCTGGCCTCGGCGAGGAGGCTGGCCGCAAACGGCGCACGGAAGAGGCCAAGAACGCTCTGGCAGAAATGCTGCCAGACTGGTCGCAAACGGAAATCGAGTGGTATCAGGCCCTCGGCTATCCGGATTATTGGCTGGCCTTCGACGCGGAAGCTCATGTCCGCCATGCCCGGATGGTGCATGCGGCCGAGGCCGAACAGCGGGACCTGGCTGTCGAGAGCCGTGTCGACACTGCCCGCGAGGTGACTGAAATCACCGTCTATACCTCTGACCATCCGGGCCTGTTCTCGCGGGTGACCGGGGCTATGGCAGTTTCCGGCGCGAGCATCGTCGATGCCCGGATCGCGACCTTCAGCAATGGCATGGCGCTGGATGTGTTCTGGATCCAGGACGAGGACCGCAAGGCCTTCGACCGGCCGGACAAACTGGCGAAACTCTCCGTTGCCATTGAACAGGCCCTGACAGGCCGGCTGAATCTGCTGTCCGAACTGGTGAAGCGCCGGCGCAACATCGAACGCCGGGCCCGGGTTATGAAAATCCCGACCCGCGTTCTGATCGACAACAAGGCAAGCGTGACCCACACCGTGATCGAGGTGAATGCGACGGACCGTCCCGGCGTGCTCTACCGGATCGCGCGGGCACTCCGGGAAATCAAGCTGCAGATTTCGTCTGCCAAGATCTCGACCTACGGGGAAAGCTTTGTTGATGTGTTCTATGTGAAGGACCTGTTCGGGCTGAAGATAGATTCCGAGACACGGATCCAGGAGATCCGCAGCGCACTGCTGACGGCGCTTGCCGAGGACGCCGCTTCCCCTCCGGGAGAAAGCAACTCGTCTTGA
- a CDS encoding FAD-binding oxidoreductase, whose product MADHRNSDVVIIGGGVIGSAIAYFLAANPAGPGTITVIERDPSYEKASTPRSAGGIRQQFSNPENIEIGLFGHHFVTHLAEYLSVDGECPDPGFREGGYLFLAGPDGLEVLVQNHEEQARHGCEIDLLDLVSLEKQFSWLNLDGIAGAAFGRQGEGWIDPNTLMQAFKRKARNLGVLYLEGEVIALEHNYRRIAAVILGDGQRIAAGTVVNAAGANAGKVAALAGVALPVSPRKRNVFVFDCREPLDPAVPLLIDPTGVYVRPESGGYICGVSPPADQDQDGDTNDIDVDYHWFEEVVWPTLAHRIPAFETIKLSGAWAGYYDYNNVDQNGIVGAHPALANFYFANGFSGHGLQQAPAVGRAMAELLISGAFKTIDLSRFCFERFESGALVLERNIV is encoded by the coding sequence TTGGCAGATCACCGAAACAGCGATGTTGTTATCATCGGAGGCGGCGTGATCGGCAGCGCGATTGCGTATTTTCTTGCCGCCAACCCGGCCGGGCCCGGCACGATAACCGTGATTGAGCGAGACCCGAGCTACGAAAAGGCGTCCACACCGAGGTCAGCGGGCGGCATCCGCCAGCAATTCTCCAATCCCGAAAACATCGAGATCGGCCTTTTCGGCCATCACTTCGTAACCCACCTCGCGGAATATCTGTCCGTGGACGGAGAATGCCCCGATCCCGGCTTCCGCGAGGGCGGCTATCTCTTCCTTGCCGGACCGGACGGGCTTGAGGTCCTTGTTCAGAACCACGAAGAGCAGGCTCGCCATGGATGCGAGATTGACCTGCTTGACCTCGTTTCACTTGAGAAACAATTCTCCTGGCTCAATCTTGACGGCATTGCCGGTGCTGCGTTTGGAAGGCAGGGCGAGGGCTGGATTGACCCGAACACCCTGATGCAGGCTTTCAAGCGCAAGGCCCGCAACCTCGGGGTTCTGTATCTTGAGGGCGAAGTCATTGCCCTGGAGCATAATTACCGCCGGATCGCGGCGGTGATCCTCGGAGATGGGCAGCGCATTGCCGCCGGTACCGTTGTGAATGCAGCGGGCGCCAATGCAGGCAAGGTCGCGGCACTGGCCGGCGTCGCGCTGCCGGTCTCCCCCCGCAAACGCAATGTCTTTGTCTTCGATTGCCGTGAGCCGCTGGACCCGGCCGTGCCTCTGCTGATCGACCCGACCGGCGTTTACGTGCGGCCCGAGAGCGGCGGGTATATCTGCGGGGTTTCGCCCCCCGCGGATCAGGATCAGGACGGGGATACCAACGATATCGACGTGGATTATCACTGGTTCGAGGAGGTGGTCTGGCCGACCCTCGCACACAGGATACCAGCCTTCGAAACCATCAAACTGTCCGGGGCCTGGGCCGGATATTACGATTACAACAATGTCGATCAGAACGGCATTGTCGGCGCGCATCCCGCGCTTGCGAATTTTTACTTCGCCAACGGCTTTTCCGGCCATGGTCTGCAACAGGCACCGGCCGTCGGCCGGGCAATGGCGGAATTGCTGATCTCGGGCGCATTCAAAACCATCGATTTGTCCCGCTTCTGCTTTGAGCGGTTCGAAAGCGGCGCCCTGGTTCTGGAGCGCAATATCGTCTAA
- the murJ gene encoding murein biosynthesis integral membrane protein MurJ produces MSLIRAAATVGSFTMMSRVTGFVRDVLIAAILGAGPVADAFFVAFKLPNFFRRLTAEGSFTVAFVPLFAGTLEADGVAAAKRFASEVLAMMCAVLLALTLAMQLTMPWVMHVMAPGFVATPDRFSLVVELTRITFPYLPLISLVALYGGILNSIDRFAAMAAAPILLNLILIGAMVGFADRLETPGHVLAWGVAAAGLAQLVWLIAAARRDGWTLTLRLPKATPGVRKLFRLMLPAMLGAGVVQINLLIDMVLASTLPLGSISFLYYADRVNQLPLGVIGVAIGTALLPMLSRQWRAGDGTAALETQNRALEFGALLTVPAAVGIGVLATPIITVLFERGAFEAADTAATAAAMIAFAGGLPAFVLVKVLQPGFFAREDTRTPVKVAAAAVVLNLVLNLILMQYLAHVGLALATAIASWMNALMLARLLGRDGAFHLDARSRRRLPRILLCALLMGGCLYGALQLAEQTVPGLFSGAAAGIAGLIALILLAVIVYFGSALITGAMRLSDMRGALRGNRRQS; encoded by the coding sequence ATGTCCCTGATCCGCGCCGCTGCGACCGTTGGCAGTTTTACCATGATGAGCCGGGTTACCGGCTTTGTTCGCGATGTCCTGATCGCCGCCATTCTCGGTGCGGGGCCTGTGGCGGATGCGTTCTTCGTCGCTTTCAAGCTGCCGAACTTCTTCCGGCGGCTGACGGCGGAGGGTTCCTTTACGGTTGCCTTCGTGCCGCTTTTCGCCGGGACTCTGGAAGCAGACGGCGTAGCGGCGGCCAAACGCTTTGCCAGCGAGGTGCTGGCCATGATGTGCGCCGTGCTGTTGGCCCTGACCCTTGCCATGCAACTGACCATGCCCTGGGTCATGCATGTGATGGCGCCAGGATTCGTTGCGACTCCGGATCGTTTTTCGCTGGTGGTCGAGTTGACCCGCATTACTTTTCCCTATCTGCCGCTGATCTCCCTGGTCGCGCTCTATGGCGGCATTCTCAACAGCATTGACCGGTTTGCGGCCATGGCGGCGGCGCCGATCCTGCTGAACCTGATCCTGATCGGCGCCATGGTCGGCTTCGCGGACCGGCTGGAGACGCCGGGCCATGTACTGGCCTGGGGGGTGGCGGCCGCCGGTCTGGCGCAGTTGGTCTGGCTGATCGCGGCGGCGCGGCGCGATGGCTGGACCCTCACGCTCCGTCTGCCGAAGGCGACACCGGGTGTGCGCAAGCTGTTCCGCCTGATGCTGCCGGCCATGCTCGGCGCTGGCGTGGTGCAGATCAATCTGCTGATCGACATGGTGCTGGCCTCGACCCTGCCGCTCGGCTCGATCTCCTTTCTCTATTACGCGGACCGGGTGAACCAGCTTCCGCTCGGGGTAATCGGTGTTGCTATCGGCACGGCGCTCCTGCCGATGCTGTCCCGGCAATGGCGGGCGGGCGATGGCACGGCGGCGCTTGAGACGCAAAACCGGGCGCTGGAATTCGGTGCTCTGCTGACCGTTCCGGCCGCAGTTGGCATTGGAGTGCTGGCAACTCCGATCATCACGGTCCTGTTCGAGCGCGGCGCTTTCGAGGCTGCGGATACGGCTGCCACGGCTGCGGCGATGATCGCGTTTGCCGGTGGTTTGCCGGCTTTCGTGCTGGTGAAGGTGTTGCAGCCGGGCTTTTTCGCCCGGGAGGATACGAGAACCCCGGTGAAGGTCGCGGCGGCGGCAGTTGTGCTCAATCTCGTGCTGAACCTGATCCTGATGCAGTATCTCGCCCATGTCGGCCTCGCTCTGGCGACGGCGATTGCCTCCTGGATGAATGCCCTGATGCTGGCACGTCTGCTCGGCCGGGACGGCGCCTTCCATCTGGATGCCCGCTCCCGCAGGCGTCTGCCCCGGATCCTGCTCTGTGCACTGCTGATGGGCGGCTGTCTCTATGGCGCGCTTCAGCTTGCGGAGCAAACGGTCCCCGGTCTTTTCTCGGGCGCGGCCGCCGGAATTGCCGGTCTGATAGCCTTGATCCTGCTGGCGGTGATTGTCTATTTCGGCTCGGCACTTATTACCGGAGCCATGCGTTTGTCGGATATGCGCGGGGCGCTCCGCGGTAATCGTCGCCAGAGCTGA
- the trpS gene encoding tryptophan--tRNA ligase codes for MNRIFSGVQPTGNLHLGNYLGAIRNWVQLQRDYDSIFCVVDMHAITMPPHDPAELRRATREVAAGMIAAGVDPDDCIIFNQSQVPAHAELTWIFNCVARIGWLNRMTQFKEKAGKNRENATVGIYDYPILMAADVLVYKGTHVPVGDDQKQHLELMRDTAQAFNSMYGVDFFPLPEPMIFGSATRVMSLRDGTKKMSKSDISEYSRINMTDEADDIAQKVRKAKTDPLPIPETAEELADRPEARNLISIYAALSGVETDAVLKDFAGKGFGDFKKSFAELAVEVLGPIGSEMKRLTDDPSSVDAVLRKGAERAREIAEPVIEEAKEIVGFLKP; via the coding sequence ATGAACCGCATCTTCTCGGGCGTTCAGCCCACCGGTAACCTGCATCTCGGCAATTATCTGGGTGCGATCCGCAACTGGGTTCAGTTGCAGCGTGACTACGACTCGATCTTCTGCGTCGTCGACATGCACGCGATCACCATGCCGCCGCACGATCCTGCAGAGCTGCGCCGCGCCACCCGCGAGGTTGCTGCCGGCATGATCGCGGCCGGGGTCGATCCCGACGATTGCATCATCTTCAACCAGTCGCAGGTCCCGGCCCATGCCGAGCTGACCTGGATCTTCAACTGCGTCGCCCGCATCGGTTGGCTGAACCGGATGACCCAGTTCAAGGAGAAGGCCGGCAAGAACCGCGAGAACGCGACCGTCGGCATCTATGACTACCCGATCCTGATGGCTGCCGACGTGCTCGTCTATAAAGGCACCCACGTGCCGGTAGGCGACGACCAGAAGCAGCATCTTGAGCTGATGCGCGACACCGCGCAGGCTTTTAACAGCATGTATGGCGTCGATTTCTTCCCGCTGCCGGAGCCGATGATTTTTGGTTCCGCAACCCGGGTGATGAGCCTGCGTGACGGCACCAAGAAGATGAGCAAGTCCGATATTTCGGAATATTCGCGCATCAACATGACCGACGAGGCGGACGACATCGCCCAGAAGGTCCGCAAGGCGAAGACTGACCCGCTCCCGATCCCGGAGACAGCGGAGGAACTGGCGGACCGGCCGGAAGCCCGGAACCTGATCTCGATCTATGCGGCCCTTTCGGGTGTCGAGACGGATGCGGTGCTGAAGGACTTCGCCGGTAAGGGCTTCGGCGATTTCAAGAAATCCTTCGCCGAGCTGGCGGTCGAGGTTCTCGGGCCGATCGGCTCCGAGATGAAGCGCCTGACGGACGATCCATCTTCCGTCGACGCGGTTCTCCGCAAGGGCGCCGAGCGGGCCCGGGAAATCGCCGAGCCGGTCATCGAGGAAGCCAAGGAAATCGTCGGCTTCCTCAAGCCGTAA